From one Enterococcus sp. DIV2402 genomic stretch:
- a CDS encoding YggT family protein, translating into MYSLINLLGKAVYIYTVLLVIYALLSWFPGGYQSSFGRFLSKICEPYLSLFDHLNLSFGPVNFNIAFAIIILQLASEALFRIILAIL; encoded by the coding sequence ATTTATAGTTTAATCAATCTTTTAGGGAAAGCAGTATATATCTATACTGTATTACTTGTAATCTATGCACTTTTATCATGGTTTCCTGGAGGCTATCAATCATCTTTTGGTCGTTTTTTGTCAAAAATTTGTGAACCATATTTAAGCTTATTTGATCATTTGAATCTGTCTTTTGGACCAGTGAATTTTAATATTGCATTTGCAATCATCATTCTACAATTAGCATCAGAGGCACTATTTCGAATTATTCTAGCAATCTTATAA
- the ftsZ gene encoding cell division protein FtsZ, which produces MEFSIDNTINDGAVIKVIGVGGGGGNAVNRMIEENVKGVEFITVNTDVQALKNSKAETVIQLGPKYTRGLGAGSQPEVGQKAAEESEELIRESLEGADMVFITAGMGGGTGTGAAPIVANIAKELGALTVGVVTRPFSFEGPKRGRFAAEGIAKLKENVDTLLIISNNRLLEVVDKKTPMLEAFREADNVLRQGVQGISDLITAPGYVNLDFADVKTVMENQGTALMGIGVASGENRVIEATKEAISSPLLETSIEGAEQVLLNITGGLDMTLFEAQDASDIVAGASAGDVNIILGTSINEELGDEIRVTVIATGIDPSKRENKPARARQNQVQATPQKPVFEMEQAKPTEQEETAATFGDWDIRKEQNVRPKIDEAQFESIEKKDFDTFSREETKSNDDELNTPPFFRRKR; this is translated from the coding sequence ATGGAATTCTCAATTGATAATACAATCAATGACGGCGCAGTAATCAAAGTTATCGGTGTCGGCGGCGGTGGCGGAAACGCAGTAAACCGTATGATTGAAGAAAACGTAAAAGGTGTTGAATTTATTACAGTTAACACTGACGTACAAGCTTTAAAAAATTCAAAAGCGGAAACAGTGATTCAATTAGGCCCTAAATATACACGTGGTCTAGGAGCTGGATCTCAACCAGAAGTTGGACAAAAAGCAGCAGAAGAAAGCGAAGAATTAATTCGTGAATCTTTAGAAGGTGCTGATATGGTCTTTATCACCGCTGGTATGGGAGGCGGAACTGGTACAGGTGCTGCTCCAATCGTTGCAAACATTGCAAAAGAATTAGGTGCATTAACTGTAGGTGTTGTAACACGTCCATTCTCTTTTGAAGGTCCAAAGCGTGGCCGTTTTGCAGCAGAAGGTATTGCTAAACTAAAAGAAAATGTCGATACATTACTAATTATTTCTAATAACCGTTTATTAGAAGTTGTTGATAAGAAAACACCAATGTTAGAAGCGTTCCGTGAAGCTGATAATGTATTACGTCAAGGCGTACAAGGTATTTCAGACCTAATTACTGCTCCAGGTTACGTGAACTTGGACTTTGCTGATGTGAAGACAGTCATGGAAAACCAAGGAACGGCTCTAATGGGTATTGGGGTTGCTAGTGGTGAAAATCGCGTCATCGAAGCAACGAAAGAAGCCATTTCTTCTCCATTATTAGAAACTTCTATCGAAGGCGCAGAACAAGTTTTATTAAATATTACTGGTGGCTTAGATATGACATTATTCGAAGCACAAGACGCTTCTGATATTGTTGCAGGTGCATCAGCAGGCGATGTGAATATTATCTTAGGTACTTCAATTAATGAAGAACTAGGTGATGAAATTCGTGTAACTGTTATTGCTACAGGAATTGATCCATCAAAACGCGAAAATAAACCAGCTCGTGCAAGACAAAATCAAGTACAAGCAACTCCTCAAAAACCTGTTTTTGAAATGGAACAAGCGAAACCTACTGAACAAGAAGAAACTGCAGCGACATTTGGTGATTGGGATATTCGTAAAGAACAAAATGTTCGCCCAAAAATCGATGAAGCACAATTTGAATCTATTGAAAAGAAAGATTTTGATACCTTCAGTCGTGAAGAAACAAAATCAAATGACGATGAGTTAAATACACCACCATTTTTCCGTCGTAAACGATAA
- the ileS gene encoding isoleucine--tRNA ligase, with amino-acid sequence MKMKETLHLGKTAFPMRGNLPNREGEWQKDWEEKDIYGQRQKLNEGKPTFVLHDGPPYANGNIHIGHSLNKISKDIIVRSKSMSGFRAPYVPGWDTHGLPIEQVLAKKGVKRKEMDMAEYRQKCYDYALTQVDTQRNDFKRLGVAGDWENPYITLTPDYEAAEIRVFGKMAENGYIYKGLKPIYWSPSSESSLAEAEIEYQDVKSPSIYVAFKVSDGKGLLDEDTSFVIWTTTPWTLPANLGISVNPDYTYVQVNADGRKFVIAKDLIETVQEAIGWETVEILQEISGDKLENMTGQHPFYDRASLVMLGDHVTLDAGTGLVHTAPGHGEDDYIVSKKYGLPVISPVDNRGCFTEEAPGFEGIFYDKANPMITDLLKEKDALLKLDFFTHSYPHDWRTKKPVIYRATPQWFASIDKFRQNILDEIEKVDWIIPWGKTRLYNMIRDRGDWVISRQRAWGVPLPIFYAENGEEIITPETIEHVAALFEEHGSNIWFEREAKDLLPAGFTHPGSPNGEFTKETDIMDVWFDSGSSHEAVLRQREELTFPADMYLEGSDQYRGWFNSSITTSVAINGVAPYKSVLSQGFTLDGEGRKMSKSLGNTIAPEKVINQMGADILRLWVSSVDYEADVRVSMDILNQVSEVYRKIRNTMRFLLANTADFDPKDSVAFEDLRSVDKYMTVRLNQVIKEIREKGYEQYNFLHIYRTVMNFLTVELSSFYLDFAKDVVYIEAEADYQRRCMQTVFYQTAVALTKLLTPIIPHTAEEIWSHLKEEEEYVQLAEFPEYQEFPNQAELLDIWTAFMDFRNDVLKALEVARNEKLIGKSLEAKVTIYPSETVQTLLTAVDTNLAQLLIVSPDFFEVKPAGTEVPEQAQKFEDVAILVEKAEGEVCERCRQVKNTVGSQEELPTLCSHCAEIVAQEFPEAVAEGFETK; translated from the coding sequence ATGAAAATGAAAGAAACGCTACATCTTGGAAAAACAGCTTTTCCAATGCGTGGAAATTTACCAAATCGTGAAGGTGAATGGCAAAAAGATTGGGAAGAAAAAGATATTTACGGACAGCGTCAAAAATTAAATGAAGGAAAACCAACGTTTGTTTTACATGATGGACCTCCCTATGCTAATGGAAATATCCATATTGGGCATTCATTAAATAAAATCAGTAAAGATATTATTGTTCGTTCAAAATCTATGTCGGGTTTCCGTGCACCGTATGTTCCTGGTTGGGATACACATGGTTTACCTATTGAACAAGTTTTAGCTAAAAAAGGTGTAAAACGTAAAGAAATGGACATGGCTGAATATCGTCAAAAATGTTACGACTATGCGTTGACACAAGTAGACACACAAAGAAACGATTTCAAACGTTTGGGTGTAGCTGGTGATTGGGAAAACCCATATATCACCTTAACGCCTGACTATGAAGCTGCTGAAATTCGTGTGTTTGGTAAAATGGCTGAAAATGGCTATATCTATAAAGGATTAAAACCAATTTATTGGTCTCCTTCTAGTGAATCTTCATTAGCAGAAGCAGAAATCGAATATCAAGATGTGAAATCACCATCTATTTATGTTGCATTTAAAGTTTCTGATGGTAAAGGTTTGTTAGACGAAGATACGTCATTTGTTATTTGGACGACCACGCCTTGGACTTTACCTGCAAACTTAGGAATCTCTGTTAACCCAGATTATACGTATGTTCAAGTTAACGCAGATGGTCGTAAGTTTGTGATTGCAAAAGATTTAATTGAAACTGTTCAAGAAGCAATCGGTTGGGAAACAGTTGAAATTTTACAAGAAATTTCAGGTGATAAACTAGAAAATATGACTGGTCAACACCCATTCTATGATCGCGCATCCCTAGTGATGTTAGGAGACCACGTAACACTAGATGCGGGTACTGGTTTAGTTCATACAGCTCCTGGACACGGGGAAGATGACTATATTGTAAGTAAAAAATATGGTTTACCAGTTATTTCACCAGTGGATAATCGTGGCTGTTTTACAGAGGAAGCACCAGGTTTTGAAGGAATTTTTTATGACAAAGCAAATCCAATGATTACAGATTTATTAAAAGAAAAAGATGCTTTGTTGAAGCTAGATTTCTTTACACACAGTTATCCACATGACTGGCGTACGAAAAAACCAGTTATCTATCGCGCAACACCACAATGGTTTGCATCAATTGATAAATTCCGTCAAAATATCTTAGACGAAATTGAAAAAGTAGATTGGATTATTCCGTGGGGGAAAACACGTCTTTACAATATGATTCGGGATCGTGGTGATTGGGTAATTTCTCGACAACGCGCTTGGGGTGTCCCACTACCAATTTTTTATGCTGAAAATGGGGAAGAAATCATCACACCAGAAACAATTGAACATGTTGCAGCATTGTTTGAAGAGCATGGATCAAATATTTGGTTTGAACGTGAAGCGAAAGATTTATTACCAGCAGGCTTTACACATCCTGGTTCGCCAAATGGTGAATTTACGAAAGAAACAGATATCATGGACGTGTGGTTTGACTCAGGTTCTTCACATGAAGCTGTTTTACGTCAAAGAGAAGAGCTAACATTCCCTGCAGATATGTATCTTGAAGGTTCTGACCAATATCGTGGATGGTTCAACTCAAGTATTACAACAAGTGTAGCGATTAATGGTGTAGCACCTTACAAATCTGTGTTATCTCAAGGCTTTACTTTAGATGGTGAAGGTCGTAAGATGAGTAAATCTTTAGGAAATACAATTGCTCCTGAAAAAGTTATCAATCAAATGGGTGCCGATATTTTACGTCTATGGGTAAGTAGTGTAGATTACGAAGCCGATGTACGTGTATCAATGGATATTTTAAATCAAGTATCAGAAGTATACCGTAAAATTCGTAACACAATGCGTTTCTTATTAGCAAACACAGCTGATTTTGATCCAAAAGACAGTGTAGCATTTGAAGATTTACGTTCGGTTGATAAATATATGACTGTTCGTTTGAATCAAGTTATTAAAGAAATTCGTGAAAAAGGGTATGAACAATATAATTTCTTACACATTTATCGTACAGTAATGAACTTCTTAACTGTTGAATTATCTTCATTCTATTTAGATTTTGCGAAAGATGTCGTCTATATCGAAGCTGAAGCTGATTACCAACGTCGTTGCATGCAAACAGTGTTCTACCAAACAGCAGTTGCCTTAACAAAATTATTAACACCAATTATTCCGCATACTGCAGAAGAAATTTGGTCACATTTAAAAGAAGAAGAAGAATATGTACAATTAGCAGAATTCCCTGAATACCAAGAGTTTCCAAACCAAGCTGAACTGTTAGACATTTGGACTGCATTTATGGATTTCCGTAATGATGTCTTAAAAGCATTAGAAGTAGCCCGTAATGAAAAATTAATTGGTAAATCATTAGAAGCAAAAGTAACTATCTATCCATCAGAAACTGTTCAAACATTGTTGACAGCAGTTGATACGAATTTAGCCCAATTACTAATTGTCTCTCCTGATTTCTTTGAAGTGAAACCAGCAGGTACAGAAGTTCCTGAACAAGCGCAAAAATTTGAAGATGTTGCTATTTTAGTTGAAAAAGCAGAAGGTGAAGTTTGCGAACGTTGCCGCCAAGTGAAAAATACTGTGGGTTCTCAAGAAGAATTACCAACCTTGTGTTCACATTGTGCGGAAATTGTCGCACAAGAATTTCCAGAAGCAGTAGCAGAAGGATTTGAAACAAAATAA
- the ftsA gene encoding cell division protein FtsA, producing MAKTGMHVGLDIGTTSVKVVVAEYIEGQMNIIGVGNAKSEGINRGIIVDIDKTVKAIQRAVRQAEEKAGIQIHNVSVGVPANLLEVENCQGMIAVSSQSREISNEDVRNVASAAMVRSIPPERQIITIIPQEFTVDGFEGIKDPRGMIGVRLEMFGVVFTGPKTVVHNIRKCVEKAGLILSEMVITPLALTETVLSDGEKDFGTTVIDIGGGQTTVAVMHDKQLKFTSVNQEGGEFVTKDISTVLNTSFNNAEALKINYGDAYPERTSASEEFPVDVIGKSEPVKIDERYLSEIIEARMEQIFTKAKDVLDEIEALELPGGIVLTGGAASLPGIVDLAQEVFGVNVKLYVPNHMGLRNPVFTNVISIVDYSANLSEVYQMAKSAVTGEKPVMDRPAAVKQEPIYEQPQYEEEVTYQEPDATDKPANEGFTSKVKNFFSNIFD from the coding sequence ATGGCAAAAACGGGAATGCATGTTGGTCTAGATATTGGTACAACTTCTGTAAAAGTTGTTGTAGCAGAATATATTGAAGGTCAAATGAACATTATTGGTGTAGGAAATGCAAAATCAGAAGGAATTAATCGTGGGATTATTGTTGATATTGATAAAACTGTAAAAGCCATTCAGCGCGCAGTACGCCAAGCTGAAGAAAAAGCAGGAATTCAAATCCACAATGTAAGTGTTGGTGTACCAGCAAATCTTTTAGAAGTAGAAAATTGTCAAGGAATGATTGCTGTAAGTAGTCAATCTAGAGAAATTTCAAACGAAGATGTACGTAATGTAGCTTCAGCAGCTATGGTACGTTCAATTCCTCCTGAAAGACAAATTATCACAATTATTCCACAAGAGTTTACAGTGGACGGTTTTGAAGGGATTAAAGATCCTCGCGGTATGATTGGTGTACGCTTAGAAATGTTTGGTGTTGTCTTTACTGGACCAAAAACAGTTGTGCATAATATCCGTAAATGTGTCGAAAAAGCGGGATTGATTTTAAGTGAAATGGTTATTACACCGCTAGCATTAACTGAAACAGTTCTTTCCGATGGTGAGAAAGACTTCGGTACAACGGTTATCGATATTGGTGGTGGGCAAACAACTGTTGCAGTAATGCATGATAAACAATTGAAATTTACAAGCGTGAACCAAGAAGGTGGAGAGTTTGTAACAAAAGATATTTCAACTGTTTTAAATACATCGTTTAATAATGCAGAAGCATTGAAAATTAACTATGGAGATGCTTATCCAGAACGCACATCTGCAAGTGAAGAGTTTCCAGTAGATGTGATTGGTAAGTCAGAACCAGTAAAAATTGATGAACGCTATCTTTCTGAAATTATCGAAGCACGTATGGAGCAAATCTTTACCAAAGCAAAAGATGTTTTAGATGAGATTGAAGCATTAGAACTACCTGGTGGAATCGTATTAACTGGTGGAGCAGCAAGCTTACCTGGTATCGTGGACTTAGCACAAGAAGTGTTTGGTGTAAACGTAAAATTATACGTACCAAATCACATGGGCTTACGTAATCCAGTCTTTACAAATGTTATTAGTATTGTTGATTATTCAGCAAATCTAAGTGAAGTATATCAAATGGCGAAAAGTGCTGTAACGGGTGAAAAACCTGTTATGGATCGTCCAGCAGCTGTGAAACAAGAACCAATTTACGAACAACCACAGTATGAAGAAGAAGTAACTTACCAAGAACCAGACGCAACAGACAAACCAGCAAATGAAGGTTTTACAAGTAAAGTGAAAAACTTCTTTTCTAACATTTTCGATTAA
- the zwf gene encoding glucose-6-phosphate dehydrogenase: MNEKKVLFTIFGATGDLAQRKLYPSLFRLYRKGDLVESFAIIGTARRPWSNEVYRDIVKETIAGLEPTPEEAEAFSSHFYYQSHDVQDTEHYNTLKKLSDELDEKYQLDGNRLFYLAMSPNFFGTIVAHLQSQGMLEVDGYHRVIIEKPFGTDYETARQLNEEIATVFNEEDIYRIDHYLGKEMVQNISAIRFANNFFESMWNNRFIDNIQINIAEDLGVEERGGYYEKSGALKDMVQNHILQVLALLAMEPPVAFSEKEIRVEKIKALEAVRVYTPEEVAKNFVRAQYSTGKFKGEDFTGYKNELNVDANSETETFVAGKFVIDNFRWSGVPFYVRTGKRLTEKGTRINIVFKQVPVNVFKSAIGTKSNQQLEPNVLTIYIQPTEGFSLSLNGKEVGPGFNMLPIHLEHRNSSEVMSNTPEAYEKLMLDALNGDGTNFTHWDEVAQSWRVVDVIRQAWDQDHSVLPQYPARTMGPKEAYDLLEKDGFKWIWAPDEWYRERNLLD, from the coding sequence ATGAACGAAAAAAAGGTTTTGTTTACAATTTTTGGTGCGACAGGTGACTTAGCCCAAAGAAAGCTATACCCTTCTCTATTCCGCTTGTACCGCAAAGGTGATTTGGTTGAATCATTTGCAATAATTGGTACAGCACGTCGCCCTTGGAGTAATGAAGTTTACCGTGACATCGTAAAAGAAACAATTGCTGGATTAGAGCCAACACCCGAAGAAGCAGAAGCATTCTCTTCTCACTTCTATTATCAGTCACACGATGTACAAGATACGGAACATTACAATACCTTAAAAAAATTATCTGATGAATTGGATGAAAAATATCAATTAGATGGAAACCGTCTATTTTACTTAGCGATGTCACCTAACTTTTTTGGTACAATCGTTGCTCATCTACAATCACAAGGTATGTTAGAGGTAGATGGCTATCATCGTGTAATTATTGAAAAACCATTTGGAACAGATTATGAAACTGCACGACAATTAAATGAAGAAATTGCGACAGTTTTTAATGAAGAAGATATTTATCGAATTGACCATTATTTAGGAAAAGAAATGGTTCAAAATATTTCAGCTATTCGCTTTGCCAACAACTTTTTTGAATCAATGTGGAATAATCGCTTTATTGACAATATTCAAATTAACATTGCCGAAGATTTAGGCGTTGAAGAGCGTGGTGGATACTATGAAAAAAGTGGTGCCTTAAAAGATATGGTCCAAAATCATATTTTACAAGTCTTAGCTTTGCTAGCTATGGAACCACCTGTAGCCTTTTCTGAAAAAGAAATTCGAGTAGAAAAAATCAAAGCTTTAGAAGCTGTTCGTGTGTATACCCCTGAAGAAGTTGCCAAAAACTTTGTTCGTGCACAATATAGCACAGGCAAATTTAAAGGTGAAGACTTTACTGGATACAAAAACGAATTAAATGTTGATGCTAACTCTGAGACAGAAACGTTTGTTGCTGGTAAATTCGTTATTGATAATTTCCGTTGGTCAGGTGTACCATTCTATGTCCGTACTGGAAAACGCCTAACTGAAAAAGGCACACGAATCAATATTGTTTTCAAACAAGTACCGGTTAACGTGTTCAAGTCAGCAATTGGCACAAAAAGCAATCAACAATTAGAACCAAATGTATTAACTATCTACATCCAACCAACAGAAGGTTTCTCTTTATCTTTAAATGGTAAAGAAGTTGGACCTGGTTTCAATATGTTGCCAATTCATTTAGAGCATCGAAATAGTTCAGAAGTAATGTCAAATACTCCTGAAGCTTATGAAAAATTAATGCTTGATGCGCTAAATGGTGATGGAACAAACTTCACTCATTGGGATGAAGTTGCTCAATCATGGCGTGTAGTGGATGTCATTCGTCAAGCATGGGATCAAGATCACTCTGTTCTTCCTCAATACCCTGCTCGTACAATGGGACCTAAAGAAGCCTATGATTTATTGGAAAAAGATGGCTTCAAATGGATCTGGGCACCAGATGAATGGTACCGTGAACGTAATTTATTAGACTAA
- a CDS encoding RNA-binding protein, whose product MNANVYQHFRTDEHPFIDTVEQWIEQVTMQYAPVLTEFLDPRQAYILESLVRQTSDLKFQFFGGYEAAERTRCLIFPDYYEPAQEEFDIVLYEINYPKKFTTLSHGKILGTLIGTGVKREFFGDIISDGDAWQVFIAKEVHSFVELQVTKMGNVSVRLEKRDYTQILIPKDGWSEERTTVSSLRLDTVISSVFNISRQRSKQLIESGKIKVNWTETVRPDFILDLLDIVSIRGFGRLQIQGLEGATKKEKIRLLLGVLRK is encoded by the coding sequence ATGAACGCAAATGTCTATCAACATTTTCGAACCGATGAACACCCTTTTATTGATACCGTAGAGCAATGGATTGAACAAGTAACGATGCAATATGCACCTGTGCTAACAGAATTTTTAGATCCAAGGCAAGCGTATATTTTAGAATCTCTTGTTCGTCAAACTTCAGATTTGAAATTCCAATTTTTTGGAGGCTATGAAGCAGCTGAACGAACACGCTGTTTAATATTTCCAGATTATTATGAACCTGCGCAAGAAGAATTTGATATTGTTCTATATGAAATTAACTACCCTAAGAAATTCACAACATTAAGTCATGGGAAAATTTTAGGTACGCTTATCGGTACTGGCGTTAAGCGTGAGTTTTTTGGAGATATTATTTCTGATGGCGATGCTTGGCAAGTGTTTATTGCTAAAGAAGTTCATTCTTTTGTAGAACTACAAGTTACTAAGATGGGAAATGTTAGTGTAAGACTGGAAAAACGCGATTACACGCAAATTTTAATACCTAAAGATGGTTGGTCGGAAGAGCGAACAACAGTCAGTTCTTTACGATTAGATACGGTTATTTCTAGCGTGTTTAATATTTCTCGTCAACGATCAAAGCAATTAATTGAGTCAGGAAAAATAAAAGTCAATTGGACAGAAACCGTGCGACCCGATTTTATATTGGATTTGTTGGACATTGTTTCAATCCGTGGATTTGGTCGATTACAAATTCAAGGATTAGAGGGTGCCACAAAGAAAGAAAAAATTCGTTTATTGCTCGGTGTATTACGTAAATAA
- a CDS encoding YggS family pyridoxal phosphate-dependent enzyme, which yields MISDNLREVEQELRDSCALVSRQRDEVTLVAVTKTVDVEKTSELVDLGVYHLAENRVDKFLEKKEQMGDFSNISWHFIGNLQRRKVKSVINEIDFFHALDGLKLANEIQKRAEKTIRCFIEVNVSGEASKHGISPEEVEQFIDSIATYDRIQVVGLMTMAPFDSTVEEQHQFFKTLKKLQENIEAKNLPYAPCTETSMGMSNDFSVAIQEGATFVRVGTALFKE from the coding sequence ATGATTTCTGACAACTTGCGGGAGGTAGAGCAAGAGCTGCGGGATTCTTGTGCTCTTGTTTCTCGTCAACGAGACGAAGTAACGCTTGTTGCTGTAACTAAAACCGTCGATGTTGAGAAAACTAGCGAATTGGTCGATTTAGGCGTTTATCATTTAGCTGAGAATCGCGTTGATAAATTCTTAGAGAAAAAGGAACAAATGGGTGACTTTTCTAATATTTCATGGCATTTCATTGGTAATTTACAGCGTAGAAAGGTAAAATCAGTTATAAATGAAATTGACTTTTTTCATGCGTTAGATGGGTTGAAATTAGCAAATGAAATCCAAAAACGAGCAGAAAAAACGATTCGTTGTTTTATTGAAGTAAACGTTTCGGGTGAAGCAAGTAAACACGGTATTTCACCTGAAGAAGTTGAACAGTTTATTGATTCAATTGCTACATATGATCGGATTCAAGTTGTGGGATTAATGACCATGGCACCATTTGATTCGACTGTAGAAGAACAACATCAATTTTTTAAAACACTAAAAAAATTACAAGAAAACATAGAAGCGAAAAATCTACCATACGCACCTTGTACTGAAACAAGTATGGGGATGTCAAATGATTTTTCTGTAGCTATTCAAGAAGGTGCAACGTTTGTCCGAGTGGGAACTGCACTATTTAAAGAGTAA
- a CDS encoding DivIVA domain-containing protein, with protein sequence MALTPLDIQNKSFAVKMRGYEKNEVDDFLEIVVRDYEDVTQRNRELEKALRHAEEKLEYFNELKDALNQSIIVAQDTADKVKTSASKESEVIVTSAQNKADELVTTAEKRAAALNAAAELKAKEILTDATARARQLATETNDLKSKTRVFHNNLLVMLQAQLEQVKSPEWDEILAPFSSYVQEDHEVIREVLSKELDIENTSEVNSEEVENNSDDDISIVEASGKVVKVSEKNK encoded by the coding sequence ATGGCATTAACTCCATTAGATATTCAAAATAAAAGCTTCGCAGTAAAAATGCGTGGCTATGAAAAAAACGAAGTCGATGATTTTTTAGAAATCGTAGTTAGAGACTATGAAGATGTCACACAAAGAAATCGTGAATTAGAAAAAGCCTTACGTCACGCAGAAGAAAAATTAGAGTATTTCAACGAATTAAAAGATGCTTTAAACCAATCAATTATTGTTGCACAAGATACAGCTGATAAAGTTAAAACAAGTGCAAGTAAAGAATCTGAAGTCATCGTTACATCTGCACAAAATAAAGCAGACGAATTAGTAACGACTGCAGAAAAACGTGCAGCAGCCTTAAATGCAGCAGCAGAATTAAAAGCCAAAGAAATTTTAACAGATGCAACTGCGCGTGCACGTCAATTGGCAACTGAAACTAATGACTTGAAATCTAAAACAAGAGTCTTCCATAATAACTTATTGGTTATGTTGCAAGCTCAATTAGAACAAGTAAAAAGTCCAGAATGGGATGAAATCTTAGCACCATTTTCAAGTTATGTTCAAGAAGACCACGAAGTTATTCGTGAGGTTTTATCTAAAGAACTTGACATCGAAAATACTTCTGAAGTAAACTCAGAAGAAGTAGAGAATAATTCAGATGATGACATTTCTATTGTAGAAGCAAGCGGAAAAGTTGTAAAAGTATCTGAAAAAAATAAATAA
- a CDS encoding cell division protein SepF: protein MSFLAKVSTFFGLEDEEYMEEAQTPQQKPVVQQAASSSARQKNTFNPRAQTTNTKPKPKPKQKAKPKTNYSSESVSSRQALTQATESMYKEPVYTQSAQPEPEKKVVSMRQTSPKRQVKTEVTSADGSSKIMIISPRVYSEAMIIAKHVMSGESVLVNFQLIEEYQARRIVDFLTGTVYAEDGDIKRVADEIFLCTPKGMEIDGTAQSLVESNLFEM from the coding sequence ATGTCATTTTTAGCAAAAGTATCAACTTTTTTTGGACTAGAGGATGAAGAGTACATGGAAGAGGCACAAACACCTCAACAAAAGCCAGTAGTTCAGCAGGCTGCTTCTAGTTCTGCTAGACAGAAAAATACATTCAACCCTAGAGCGCAAACTACAAATACTAAGCCTAAACCAAAGCCAAAACAAAAAGCAAAACCTAAAACAAACTATTCATCAGAATCAGTTTCTTCTAGACAAGCACTCACTCAAGCAACCGAGTCCATGTATAAAGAACCAGTGTATACGCAAAGTGCACAACCTGAACCAGAAAAAAAAGTTGTGTCCATGCGCCAAACATCACCGAAACGACAAGTGAAAACTGAAGTTACTTCGGCGGATGGCTCAAGTAAAATTATGATTATTTCCCCACGTGTATATTCAGAAGCAATGATTATTGCTAAGCATGTGATGAGTGGAGAGTCTGTACTTGTTAATTTTCAGTTAATTGAAGAGTATCAAGCACGGAGAATTGTTGATTTCTTGACGGGAACAGTGTACGCTGAAGATGGTGATATTAAACGAGTAGCAGACGAAATCTTTTTATGTACACCAAAAGGTATGGAAATTGATGGGACAGCTCAATCACTAGTTGAAAGTAACTTATTTGAAATGTAA